The window GTCTATCTAGATAGTTTTGAGCTAAATAAGATGTTTTTCTTTATAATCTAAGCCAACTTTTCCAACAAGATAGAACACAACACAACATAAAAAACAATTATAAAATATGACGTATTCTCTGCCAACTGAAAACTAGTACTTAATAGCAAGATATCATGGATGAACTAGAATGGGAAGAAAATGAAGGTGCATCTGCTCTCAAACTTTGGTAAAAAAATAACAAGatatttacacatattgaggctgatTTGTCTTCATGCTTAATTAAGCTTCCATGCTTTCTAGTGATAAAATGGAGAAAAATCATACACAATATATATGGCAATAAATTATCCTATTTTCTTTTAATACATATCAAGATTATTTTATGTAATTACATGATATCGAGCAAAAATCGAGGGAGCCAGTGTTGGCTCAAGATCGACTACTTTCTCGATCAAGCTAAATAAAGTGCTCATACACAACTCATTTATATTCGAGTCCATCTTGAGTAGAGCAAAAGTACGAGTCAATCTCAAAGGCTCGTGAGCATTGAGCTTTTCTTGCAGTCCTAGCCGCGCAACCGTTGAATGAAGCTTCGCCTCAAACAACCGCAATCGCGTCCCTCTTCTCCTTTTCATGCAAGTTTGTTAGTGAAACCCTAACAGAGTCAAGAAAAATGTGGGAGGTGGTTGTGGGGCATGCTTAAAAAACTGCATGTGCCGCCCAATATGCGATGTGTCCAAGCGCCAAAGTGCTATGCAAAGAAAGCGCACAACGCCTTTTAGCATTTGGGGCAATACAAATGCCCTTTCGTAAAAAGAAGGAAACCAGAAACAAGTTCAATTGGTACGCAAGAAAACAATGCAAAGGTAAAAAAAAAGGAGCGCTATTGAATTCAGCTTCGCGTCGGACAACCGCGATTGCGCCCTGACCTTCCTGTTCCCCCACTCGCTTGCGTCGTTTTCCTTCCCTGTTCTCCTTTTCATGCAAGTTCGTCAATGAAACCCTAGCAGAGTCGAGAAAAATGCGGGAGATGGTTGTGGGGCACTTTTAAAAAAACTGTCTGTGCCGTCCAATAGTGCGATGTGTCCAAGCGCCCGAGTGTGTTGTGCAAAGAAAGTGCATAACGCATTTTAGCATTTGGGGCAATACAAATGCCCTTTCATAAAAAAGAAGAAAACCGAAAACAAGTTCAATTGATACACAAGAAAACAATGCAAAAGGTTTTGAAAAAAaggtagcgccgttgccggggatcgaacccgggtcacCCGCGTGACAGGCGGGAATACTTACCACTATACTACAACGACTTCGGTGATTACACATTTTTGGGGCCTTATAATTAGCTTATAGTTACTAGCTAACAGTGCACAGTTGCCCGTAGCATGAGGAACGTGCAGCTTTCAGTTCCTAATGCGACCCGACGTATGATCAGCTCGCCTCGAATAGCGGAGCTAAAAGAATCTACCCAACTGTATGTATTTCTCGAGATCGTTTTCTTGCACATGCTGAGGTTTTCGAGCCAGCAGTAGAGCCGGCGGCACTGGAGAGCCTCGTTGGCCAGCTGATCGCCGGTGACTACCCTGGTAAGCATTGTAATCCGACAGGGGAAATGCGAGGGATACAATGAAGACTGACATGTGATGACCCACTCATAACTGAATAAGCAACGCTAACCGTTGCCAGATCTTATGAGGGGGAAAAGCGCGACGAATCGAAAGAGTTGTTCTGTTGCTGTCAGAGTTGTGTCTTTCAACCGTGGAGGTGCTGTACATCACAAAAATTTGAAGCTAAAAACTGAAAAGAGAAATGGAAAGAAGAAGAACATTTTATACACGGCGACGTGAACTAATCTGGGATGATTGGAGATCAGGGCGTCAGACTGTATTCGCTATCTTAGAGTTCATTGCTCAGGCCCagctcgtcgtccatgtcgtctccctcctcgaaGAGCTTGAGAAATCGTAACTGATCCCGCTCCCTCTTCTTTTTCAGCCAGTACTTGTAGGCTCCGAACAAGGCGAGGACGACGATAACGGAAGCGAGAACGCTTACTATTATGGTAACAGCAACAGATGTCTTTTTGGCTTCCACCTCTGAGCTAGAGTGATGGGCTGCAGCATCACCTGACAATGGTAGAGAAACAAAAATCTTTGAGCAATAGCCATGTAGACCTCAAACACATAAAGCATATCGTTAACAATCTATCAATTCAACAGAGCAAACTCGACATCAAATATGCTGCAATGTTGTTACCATGATAAGAAAAAAGCaaccacaaatcatataaaggaagTTTTGAAGAACAGAAACTAGAGGTACTGAATATGAGCCGTACCAACAGAGACAGTACAGTTTGGGCACAGGAAGGTCGCATTGAACTGCCCTTCCTTGAAGTGTGTGTACTTGCCATCTTTGAAGTCACTAGAACACAGCTCCCATTCATCAAACACATCATTTCTAAACATATCCTGTTCGTACAAACCACATCGCTTGCACTTCTTTTCTGGAAGTTCCGTTAAGGGCTGCACAACATGATGTAGTAAGGAATTCAGTGCTTAGTAAAGAAGATAAACGCAAACACCACAATTACTGAAAACCAGTATCAGGTGTGAACCAAATGAGAGGAAGCCACCAATATCTTAAGTAAAAGTTAGACTGACCTGCCATGAttctccacccttaaaggtatatatCAAATTTGCCTCCTTCACGTCAGGCAAATATGTCTGGTTATCTCCACTGCAGCGGAAAAACACAGTTGGTCTGGAGAACCATTCATTAGTGGTAAATATATCAATGGTATCAAGTGTGACAAGCCTCGAAGAAAAAGCCCCTGCAAATTATGCATAATCAGTCGTGCACAAAGAATTATTAACGGCAATAGAAGAAATATTATCAAATATTATATCCTGTTCAACTACATACACGAGAACACAAAAAATGCAACAGAGAAAGCATACATGAATTTTAGTTCTATGCATTCCCACTTCAGCAAGGGTATACTCATAATTCATATGGTATTTCCCCTACAATTTTTTCTCAACTCGAATCACACAAGGATTACTATCCAGTATTCAATGTAAGAAGTACAAGGCTTTGACTATGCTCTTTTCTTTCTTTACCTTTATGTTTTTCTAAAGCTTATTCAGTAGGTTACTAACATGAGTATGCTATGTAATACAGTAGCAGAGACAGtctaatcaatcaatcaatcaatacctcttttctatgatatttgtgttagtcTAATGCGCAACTTGAGATATTATCATACTGAGAATACAATCTATTACTCAAGTTACTGGCACAATAGAAACTCACCCCAAGTCTTATACTCAACACACCAGCCACTGCTTCACATGGTCAAACACAGCACATTTTTATACCATAGGCAGTGAGAACATACCCAGTCCTTCCTCCTCATAAAGCACACCCATGCTACCAATATGAGAAGCACCACTAGAAAGTGATAAGAACCCATTTCAAAGGAAAAAAAAGGTCATAAGAAAACTATGTTAACAAGGTTCAACTACGATGCCACAAAGTTACAAGAAACAAAATAGATACACACATGAAGAAACAAAAATGAGAAATTCTGCTGTTAATATTAATAATGCACAAAACTATTTTCACCTCTGAATTTGAATTGGCTACTACCAGAGCAGAATTTGTCATTCTTGTTTCTCGGCGTGTGGATCAAATTGTGTGGCATCATAGATGAATCTTGTATCGAATCGATGTTCTCATTTTTCACCAGACGTCCAGACCTTTTCATGTTTTTTGGTGGTAGAACGGAACCACTGTAAGGTAAGGAAGCACCAGATATCCCCTCAACAGGATGTAACCCAGTTTAATTAGAAAGCACGGTCAAGAACTGCTCCGAGTACATATTGATCCCTATCTAAAAAGACACCCTCAGCTGAACAACTACCACCAGCTCCAACAAATGTTCAACAACCGGAGCATGAGATTTTATTTCTAGTAACAATCCTCGTTTCTACAGATAGAAAACTAGTGATAATCCTACTTTCACTAGACTAATGTGCTCACATAACTCCATAGCAGAGTTGCCAAGAATATGGAAATGGCACAGAATATGATGGTTTGACTTATGATTTGCATTGAGTTATACTGATAGAAAACAAACTAATTATGAAGCCTAACCAAATATTTTTTCATGGTGGAACCGAAACGGGGCCACGCTAAGGATTGCTGGACTAGGACAATCCAAATCAAACCAGCAGAACATCCAAATAGTATTATTTGTCATAACACTTGCTTTCAAGGCTCTATAAATCACTACTGCCCTCTCCCGCACGACATCGCCAATAGAAGTCAAGTTGATGAACTGGTAAGCGCTTAGATTGCAGCCAACTTGTTCAGCAAGCCGCCAACGCATTCGAATAATACATACAGATTAAAAATGGGCTGTTTCCTATGGAAGCAACCACTCTCCACGGACAAAATAGGGTAAACTGCCCGTAAAAAAAAAGGTAAACTAGATTCGGTCAAATGTCCACGCGGAAAGATTGACTGCTTAAATCCGAAGAAAAAAGCAGTATTGGGAGAGGTAAGAGCCGGATCTCACCAGGAATCGAGCAGAGGGCGACGAATTGGACGACGAGAAGGAGGCGGCCAGGCGAGATCGGCGGCCGCCAACTCATGCTACGGCTGCGGTGAGCGCTGCGGATCGCCGGTGAAGAATCAGAGTCTCGGACGCAGCTCCCCTAGCGTCTGGCCGCcgtaggcaggcaggtgctcgctgcgtcgctcttcttcttccttttcttcttcttcgccgtcgaaGTCCCGGAGAGAGAGAGGACAGACCTTTCTCCCGTGGCCACGCGTAAACCCACTACCTTTTCTTTGGAACAGGGAAATGACTCTAAGCCCCTGCTTGGAATCGGTGTATTTCTGTACACCTGTATTTGTTTTACAAGTGTATCTTACCGGCCGTGTGCAAATTCTATCTGAGAATCAAAACGGCGGATCGTGGTCTGCATATTTTACAGGGATAAAAACGCTGGAAACAACAATCCAATTAAGGCCTAAGTATCAATAGGATGAAAGATGCAATATAAACGAATGTGCTCATGTGAGCCCAAGCTGCAGTGATCCCGAAATCTGTACCACTACTTCATCTCGCGATCGATGCAACCAGAGGTACTGGTACAGGCATAAGGCCCACAAGTCAAATGCCGTTCAATTAACCCCGTCACGTATCGTTATGACGGGACAGAAGGAGATACACGATGTGGGCCGTCTCAGCCAAGATTCTGGTCTAATATGGACCGGCAAACCCATTTACTACAAACCACCGTTGGACCTACCAATCTTCCTAGCCTCAAAAAAGAAAAACTACCAATCTTTCTCTGGACGGCTCCGCTCTCTTCTTATTCTTCAAGATTCAACCCACCCCCTCGTAGACCAGTGTTTGAATCAACTCGAATTAGTCCCAGAAATTCGTTCCACAACATGTCTGCATTAACTAGCCCAACTATTCAGCAAGCAAACAATGACATGCAGCGGTATTTGGTTTCTGAAAGCACATGTCAAAAGTTCTCTGATataaaacatactccctccgttccaaattactcgtcgcgaaaatggatgtatcttcgcgacgagtaatttggaacggagggagtatatggcagcaCCTCAAAACCTGGGATCAAAGTTCATCTAGACACACAACATATCTACTCATCTACCAGATATAATACAGTAATTACCATGAAACATGAGATCAACCCCACCTGAACATCACATTTCTTGAATATAGACAGTGAATCAAACACTAATAATTCGGAAACAGGGTATCATCACCACCTGAAGATCACTACCATACATGTAGTCATCCTAAAGAAACCATTGTTTTTCTCGTTAAAGAACGACAGCATCAGCAACAGCAAGCAATATTTTTAAGTCTGAAAATGTCCTATCTAGCATGCTAGAACTGAAACTATTCTTTTGGTACTCTGCTAACACACATGTTATGTTCATCTAGGCTCAAGATTTTGTTTTTACAGGAACCAGACAACTTAGTATCATCTGTCTAACATAGTTCTACAACCAGAAAACTTGATCACTCGCATCAATTATTTGAGTCCTAGTTCAGCTGCTATGTGACAGTTGTTCCTGCGGCGACCTTCAACACCACAGTTTTTTGCATCTGGCTGGCTTACGAGGCTGCTTTGGAACATCTGCCTGATCAGGGCAGGTTGTTCGTTTGTGCCCTTGCCTCCGACTTATATTGCAGAATTTTGTGCGCTACTTAAACCTTCATAGGGCGCCTTCTCCCTACTTGTCGTAGGCCTCCCAATCTCTGTAAACGGCTTCATTTCAGCAGCATATTTCTTGAACAAGGAGATTACATGCTCATATGCTTTCACACTGCTGTCCTCCATGCGCACAAGCTCCATCGCATGCATATACATATTGAAATGCCTGTAACTAAATGGGTTTTGTTGAGCATGGTCCCTCAGCTAGTACCTGTGTCAGGTTAGGCGGGAGGATATCCCGTGCATCTCTGGTCCATCTTTTTACTATATGCTTCTTTGGGATTTCTGTACCTGTATCGAATTAGTCTGCATTCATCAAATGATTCAAGAGCAATCATGAACAATTTTCACATAAATCTTAATTGCATAATTAACAGTTCAGGACTACCTTCAGTACATGGCTGCATAGCAACCCCATGTGGGCAAACTGCCTGCATTCACATTCAAATTCGCAACATATGTTTTACCTGTTTCGATCTCCTCCATCTGGTATGCACCACACTCTTATAGTATATGGCCAAATTGCCCAAACATAGCTCTGGTATATATCTTGCCAGCATGTCTTTCGGTTGCCATGCTTGCTCACATAAGTGGCCTGCCCTGCAAAATCAACAATTTGATGTCGTCAGACAATTACTTTTCATTATTTAGAAAAAAACTTTTCCTTTTTTCTAGTAAGTATCTTGTAATTTTTGTTCGGTTTTCCTTATAATTTTCCTCAGACTCCCTATCAAACAGCAGTCTCATGTACTTCCTCACAAACACATGCATGGGACAGCCAGGAGACACAAATTTTTTCAGCATATGGTCAGCGCTCTCACTCCACTGCGTACTGGTCATCTTAGCACAAAACACACCTGTGAAGTAAGACTTCGTCCACTTGTGCCGTATCTCATACAATTGTGTCATGTATGCATTGTTCTTTAGTTTGTATTTCTCTACAAGGAACTTCCAAGCCTTCTCAAACGCATCTATGGTGAGCATATGATTAACAACCTTGTGAAACTTAGCACAGAAGTCGATCTTCTTAGAGTACACAACATGCTGGGGATACCATTAATCGATAAAGCTAAATTACAGTCGACTGGACGTTAAGAATAGATCCGCACGATTCGCTATTTCCCGTTTTTCTCTCGATCCACTTCTCCCGCGACCGAAGTTCCCGTTTTTCTCTCGATCCACTTCTCCCGCGACCGAAGTTCCCGTTTTTTCCTCTCGATCAACTTCCCGCATTTTTCTAGCACAGTAAAAATTTGGAGGAAGCGGGAGTCAAACCCCACACCTCCTGGTTGATAACCGAGGTAGGTAACCACATGGTTTACAATTCGCTTGTGTTTATAGTTAGGTCATTAGTCTTTTGTACATGTCTGTAACGTGAGGTGAAAAATaaacctttttctttcttttccttttttacacTATTTTTTCTTACCATTTTGGCATTTTTTTCTTGTCCTTTTCTAGTCCGTTGACTTATCTACTCTATTAGTATGATTATATGCATAACATGTTTCGATCCTTGTTCCTCTTATGAGGTAACTCTACTGGCCAACCACCTCACGTACGTTCCCTTTTCTTGAACGAAGAAAGTAAATAGGCTATTTAACATGTCTCCTCTTCTAGGTTTGCACAAAAGTTACTGCAATGTCCGATCTTTTCCGCACTTAAGTAGATTATTTTTACCAACTAGTCTCAAGTTGATGACACTGAGGTAATTTTGGCGAGATGGAGGGGTGTGATGAAATACATCGTCGATTTTTTTGTGTGTGTATAGCATGGTAACTCATACATCATAGACCTGATAATTTATGTACCCCAGTCCTGAAAACTTTGGCGATTGGAGGGGGGAGTTGATGAAATATCCCCTGGTAAGCTTATtggaatagcatggtaactcacacatcatagacctgataacttatTGTACCCCGTTATGAAAAAAGTCTATTTTACTACCCTGAATAAAGTGGGATCTATTTTTCGGCTTTTTTTACCCCCCAAACAAACCCAAACCGGAAAAAACACCCCCCTGGCTAGTTTTTCTCCTCCCTCTGTTGATGTGGCACTAGTAAAATGGACTTCTTTCCCCCGGTAACATTGCAAACCTTGTAAGTGATGTGACACGGTCCTGATAACTTTTGGCTAGGGGAAATATACCCATGGTAACTTTTATGTTAATAACACGGTAACTCACACgtcgcagacctgataacttaaGTACCCCCGGCGTTGGTAACTTTGGTGACCGGGAGCGGGGGGTGATGAAATATCCTCCTGGTAACTTTTGCGTGAAtagcatgataactcacacatcgcatacctgataacttatgtaccccagTCCTGGTAACCTTTGGCGATGGTGGTGGGGGAGGGTTGTTGGTGAAATATACCCCCTCCCCCGATAGTttttgtgtgaatagcatggtaaaTCACATatcgcagacctgataacttaggtacaaacacccCGGTAACTttagacccaaataaaaatttgttGAAATATACCCCGGTTACTTCTATGCAAAATAGCACGGTAATATATGCACCACGagctgataacttaggtacaaataCCACAATAACTTTGACCCGGGGGAGAAGTCGTTGAAAACACAGCTCCGGTCACTTCTGCACAAATAACATGTTAATATACGTATAACATAACTGATAACTTTATGGTAACTTTTTGACCAAAAAAGTGATCAAAACATGCCAACATAAGATGTAGTTTGAAAGTTCTCGTTGCGACAAATTTTTATGTGAAAACAATTTTTCAATCAGAAACGACAGTTTGATCTATATTTTTTTTACAGTTTTGAAATAGCGAAAATCTACAATGACATCTGCTTTCATGTGCTCTAATGCATTTGCATGTGGAGAGAATCTTGGAGGAGCCATTATTATGCCCCGGTGATTTCTATGTAAACAGGATGGTAACTGATGTACCATAGAGGTGATAACTTACTTTAGCTTTTGACCCAAAAAAAAGTCGTCGAAATATACCAACATTGGATCTAGTTTCGAAGGTATCGTCGCGACaaatcttttatgtgaaaacagTTTTTCAATCGGAGCGACGGTTTGACCTATAAAACATTTTAAAGTTTTAAATTTGATGGAATCTTCGATGACATCAGCAGTTTTGTCCTATATGCATGTATGCAGCTATTAGGAAAAAGATTGGACTGAATGTGTTTGTTCTTGTATTGAAAAAGAAATCAACACTCAGCAACAGCACTCCGAACGATCATAGATGAATCGTGCGGATCTATCACTTATAGTCCGTACGTATGGCCGTTAGCACAGTCCATTATTAATTGAGCAAACAGCCATAGATTGTTACCTGGCAGTATTGTTTGCGGTGCAGCCCCACCCATCATCATAATAAATTCCGCAAAAACCCACTCAAATGTCTCAACCTTCTCATCGCGAACTAGCACTCCAGCTAGgataatgctctaaaaatgattgtTAACACCCATAAAAGACCAAATGGCATGTCATAAAGGTTTGTCCAGTACGTTGTATCAAACGTCATAACATGTCTCAAGAACATGTACTGCAACCTCCTGTTACCACTAGCCCACATTAGACTGCAGGTAATTTGATCAATGAAGTTAAGTAAAGTCCAACACAATGTTGAGTGGGTCATAAAAAACCATGGAAAAGCTCTTCAGAAGCAGGCATACCGCACAGCCACATACTATCTCCTGCATGCGTTTTGTTCGATTCACATTCAGCCTGCTTTTTCCATACGTAATGCCGAATCCTTTTTGTGTCTCGCCAAGTGTGTCCAAGCTTGTTCCTATCTTTGGCACGATGACAATGTCAACAGGCTGCTCAGCAAACTGCCGGATTGTTTTTTCCAGGGCTAATATCCTGCCAGTGCAAGGGGCTCTAACTAATTTAGCAGCCCCAATACGCACTCTGTACAATAATGAAGATTAGTGCACGTAGTCAGTCCCATCTTAGATTAATGCAACGGGATGAAACCAAGCAAAACAAAATTAGTTATAATATTCTCACAGTAAAGAACAGGCCCGGATTGATGCCACAGAACGACATCAaccaaaacaaaaataattataaTGTTCACACAATAAACATCAAACCAGTTTCGATGCGACCGACtctcatcaagcaaaacaaaattaaGTTTAATGTTCAGACGACAAGCTAAATAATCATCTATATTTAGTTCTCATGATGATACATGGTATTTGAAAATGTAGTACAAATATACAGGAATGTTGCATAGCCTGACATATTGAGCAGCCAGTGCAGATCCTAACAGGACTGAATTCAATTATTTACCAGGCTCAATTTCGGCGTACATTTTTTCATTCTGGTTCGCTAACAATCAAGCACAAAGTTGTTTACAATACAAATTTTTCATGACAAACTACCCAAACTACAAAATTCAGTAGTCCACAGAATATTCACTAAAATCACTCCATATCCATTCAAATTACTTCTATCATACGTACTTACATTTTTTACCAAATGACTTTATTTCAACTCAGTGCTAAAACGGAAATTAAAATTATCTCAATCCATAACTTCATACCTTTTAGTCGAGCCAGGAGTTTTCGGGCCAACAGGTTCTATGGAGTTCTCTGGACCTTGAGGCTTCTCTGCACTACCTGCACCTGGAGCAGCTTCCGGAGCACAAAGCTGCGCATCTGCACTTGAAGCCGTCACGGCCGACACCTCGACCACCGGCGGCGTCATCACAGGGTAATGAAGGGGACTCATGGGGATGTTGTTCTGGTTGACCTCGAGCAGAGTTCTGCTACTCCACCAAGTAGCCTGCAGACTAATCAGATCAAATGCGAATCATAAGTCTAGAAATTGACGAACAATCATCAAGGGCGAACAGACCCATACCTATTTATCGGCTGCATCAAGAACTCCATAGTTGCCGGATCTGCCACTCGCCTTCTAGAAAGAACTTTCTCCACCGGCTCGCATTTTCTCAAGAATGCAAGATCCAAGGAGAAGAGGTAGGAGATAGTCGCTCGTGCCCATTCACAGCCGCAATAACTGCACCCACTGCGGGCGTCACCGGAAAGCAACAATTCTGATCCACGGATCAGGAAGCCGGCGACATCTCGAGCCACGGCTCTGACCCGCGCCGTCCATGGAGCACAAACGTCCGTGCAAACATGGCCCACCTAACAGGCCCGTATCACGAATTATCTATACCAGATGGGTCCCTCAGCCTGTCAACGCATTGAATATCTCCAATCGCAAAGCTGGAACGAGCGGACAGATACCGAGCTCCAGTGTGCTCGCGCTCACATACTACGCGTCCATAAACGAATCTATACTCTATACCTACCTACTAATAAAGTCATTAGTGCTTCTGTCTGCCTGCCACTAATTTTATCATTAATTTTATAAAATAGTCTATGTGTTTTGGGTATTCAAACATTGATCCAAATAAGTGGAAAACAGTTCGCCTTTTTTAAAATCTCCATCCCAACACATGGCTGCCCCCGCCGCCACCCTTCCCCAACGCACGCCTCCAACTCACTCCTTCTTGCTTTGTTCCTCTGCTCCGCTCTTGAGGTCGCCATCTTGGGGTGGATCCGGCCCATGGCAGATGAAGAGGAGGATGGCAGAGTGAAGAACCGGCGCTAGTGATTATCGTATGGTGGCGGCGACTGGTGGAGGGAGGAAAGGGGTAGGGAGAGGAGCCACCACAGCTACCTTCTCTCGCAAACCGCTCCCCCCCCCCCCACGCCACCTATGACGCGCCTCCATGCCGCCAGGAGGACTCTGACGGTGACAAACCTCTAGGAGTTATGACAAACCTCCGCCGCCTGCCCATCTTGGCGTGCAGACATCGTCCCAGGCTACTGAACACCGgtcactgtcggcgttctgggaacgggggtccccaaacttgcctgcctgcggcctgtggcgtggcttaagtgggggcccagcgtggcccattgtaacatcccgattctcggaatgtttaagaaaaagttttccaaaaatcagGACAAGAAAATTTCGTTTGTTTTATTTGGTTACGAAGCTTAAATTGGACTTTTATAATTTGGAGAATTTAATTTGAACTAATGCGAACTTAAATTTAAATTGAGTTTTGTTCTTCCCTTTTAGTTGGGTTTTGTTTTTCTCTCTTCATCATATTAAATTATGCACATTTGTATTTTTGGAACTTCTTTTTCTAGTTTTTCTTTTAGAAAAATCTAATGCTTTTCTTTTATAATTTTCTCATAGGAAAGCTAattcttttctctatcttttttgagTAAATTCTTTTCTAACTCTAGACAAATTGGCTAGCCCAATTTGCCACCTCTCTTCTCTATTTGTCTATCCGAATTGGCCAAGCCCATTTCTTTTTCCTCCTCTCTCTTCCCACTTTCCCACTTGGGCCTGACCAAACTGGCCATCTCTTTAGCTAGCGAGCACCTGCTCTCCTTCCTTCTGTACGTTCACAATGACATGAAGAGAAACAGCCACCTACAAGTACATAGGAAACTTCTGCATCCTCCTTTAATTCCTCTTTCCTTCCTTATTTCTCTTCACCTTCCATCTTCCAACGCCAACCCAAGCGCTTCTCCTTCCTCACGGCTCCACCCACACTTGAACATACATGAGCACACGAAGCTGAAACGTACAGGCACTAGAACTCCTGATTCTCTCAAACGTTCTCAAATCCGTGAGTATATATATGTGTGCCCCATATCAACTCCTCCCTTCTCCCTTCCACAATCTCTCCAAAACTCTCTCCGAACTGCTACTGCTCCATGGATGCCGGCGCTCGTTCCCGGTGACTCGGACCATCTCCATCCATGCCCTTGCGCCAGAAGGTTCCCCTGCACACCATGGTTCCATTCAGGGAAGAATGAACGCGATCCGTCAAGCACACACGAAGAATTCTGCATGTCCACGTACACTGTTCATCAAGTTCGTCGCACTGTTCCATCAAACTCGGTGAGCCTCTATCAAATTCCTTTTGCATGCGTACTTGTCATCACCTAGTGTATCCCGTAGACATCATGATTCGACCTATCTCTGCCGTTGGCCGCGTGTGTCCAAAACTGAATCCGATTCGATGGCATAATTCTTTAGTTTTGTTCATCATATGACTTTGAGCCCAATAGATAAAATTCTCCATATGACCGTAGAAATCCAGTGATGGGGTTAGATTGTGGGTTCTATCTTGTGATCGGTAGAAGAGATATAATCTTAGTCGTTCTTTTTGTATGGAATCCAAATAGGTTTTGTGTTGGTAAAACTTTTCTATTGGTATGTTATTTATATGTCTCTCGTTATGCCT is drawn from Triticum dicoccoides isolate Atlit2015 ecotype Zavitan chromosome 4A, WEW_v2.0, whole genome shotgun sequence and contains these coding sequences:
- the LOC119285332 gene encoding uncharacterized protein LOC119285332 isoform X1; its protein translation is MKRSGRLVKNENIDSIQDSSMMPHNLIHTPRNKNDKFCSGSSQFKFRGAFSSRLVTLDTIDIFTTNEWFSRPTVFFRCSGDNQTYLPDVKEANLIYTFKGGESWQPLTELPEKKCKRCGLYEQDMFRNDVFDEWELCSSDFKDGKYTHFKEGQFNATFLCPNCTVSVGDAAAHHSSSEVEAKKTSVAVTIIVSVLASVIVVLALFGAYKYWLKKKRERDQLRFLKLFEEGDDMDDELGLSNEL
- the LOC119285332 gene encoding uncharacterized protein LOC119285332 isoform X4 yields the protein MGVLYEEEGLGAFSSRLVTLDTIDIFTTNEWFSRPTVFFRCSGDNQTYLPDVKEANLIYTFKGGESWQPLTELPEKKCKRCGLYEQDMFRNDVFDEWELCSSDFKDGKYTHFKEGQFNATFLCPNCTVSVGDAAAHHSSSEVEAKKTSVAVTIIVSVLASVIVVLALFGAYKYWLKKKRERDQLRFLKLFEEGDDMDDELGLSNEL
- the LOC119285332 gene encoding uncharacterized protein LOC119285332 isoform X2, with product MMPHNLIHTPRNKNDKFCSGSSQFKFRGAFSSRLVTLDTIDIFTTNEWFSRPTVFFRCSGDNQTYLPDVKEANLIYTFKGGESWQPLTELPEKKCKRCGLYEQDMFRNDVFDEWELCSSDFKDGKYTHFKEGQFNATFLCPNCTVSVGDAAAHHSSSEVEAKKTSVAVTIIVSVLASVIVVLALFGAYKYWLKKKRERDQLRFLKLFEEGDDMDDELGLSNEL
- the LOC119285332 gene encoding uncharacterized protein LOC119285332 isoform X3 codes for the protein MSWRPPISPGRLLLVVQFVALCSIPGAFSSRLVTLDTIDIFTTNEWFSRPTVFFRCSGDNQTYLPDVKEANLIYTFKGGESWQPLTELPEKKCKRCGLYEQDMFRNDVFDEWELCSSDFKDGKYTHFKEGQFNATFLCPNCTVSVGDAAAHHSSSEVEAKKTSVAVTIIVSVLASVIVVLALFGAYKYWLKKKRERDQLRFLKLFEEGDDMDDELGLSNEL